CTACTTCGTTCAAACAAATGTTAAAAACTTATGAAGAACTTCGACTTACTCAGATGGCAATGTAGACAGTGATGTCAGACTGACTTTCCTTATGCATCCCAAAGCCGGCCTGAATCGGATTAAGAACCCGGTTTAATCTGGCTCTACATCTTAGGCCACAACCAGCCGAATGTGCCGGCCGTCACGAGAGCGTAAATCAGCCCGTCAAACACTGTCTTGAGCACCGTACTCCAACTCCGACCATACCATATCGAACCCTGAAGCAGAGCCAGCGAATAACCCATAAATGCCGAGCATCCGACAAAGCGAAACACGTTAAGATATGAGCCGCCCGCCTGCACGGCATGCCAGGCAATATAGGCCGAAAATATACTCACCACGACGCTGTACAGAAACCAAAGGAGCAGACTCTGCCCCATGTTTAAGGGCCCATTCTCGAGTACCGTCATCACCGCGACCGGACCGTTGTTGAGTTTTTCGACAAACTCCGGCCCCTTCATATCCTTCATCGAATCTGCCCGAGGCAGGAAGTAGTCACCGGGCGGAATGTTGAAGGGCCGAAGCGCCGCCTGGATTCCGTCCTGGTTGGGCATTTTCTTGAAATCGTTGGCGTGGTACTTGAGTGCCATGTGGATAAGCGAACTTACCGCGAAAACAAACACAGATGAAAGCAGAATCGGGACCAACAAAGTTGTAAAAAACTCCATAGCAGTTTCCTCCTGTTATTTCCTGAGCAAGAGATTTTATATGTCGAACTCCCCCTCGGAGACGGGGCATAGTTTCAACTCAGATCATTCCGCCCGAAAATGAAATATATCCCTGATATCTTACCCCCTTACCCCCCCAACCCCGCTTCGTAAAGCCGCTCATATATCGGACCCTTCGGGGTAAGGGTCGATTTGAATAAGACCAGCGTCTCCATCGCAAACGGCTCCGGCGCCATCGCGTACCCCTTGACATAACTGACCAAATCCCCCAATCCGTAATTTTCCTTCACCCGCCCCAGTGTCAGATGCGGCTTGAACCGTTTCTCCTCCCGAGCGAATCCAAGCGACGCCATCGCGTCTTCAATCTCATTCACAATTGACTGCAGAATTTCGATATCGCCGCTTAAACCGGCCCAGAAAACGCGCGGCCTCACCAGGTCCGGAAACGCCCCGACCTTATCAACCGAGCATTTTACCACCGGATATCTGCCGGCAATCTCTCCGACCGCCTTTTTTATCCCCTCCAGTTTGGCTTCTTCGGTCTCCCCCAGAAATTTGACCGTGAGATGAATATTTTTCGGCGCCACCCATTTGATTCTTCCGCCCCCTTTCTGCTTAAGCACGAAAATAATCTTCCCCAGAAGTTCTTCAATTTCCCGCGGCAGCGGCAAGGCGATAAAGAGACGCATCACTCGATTCCCAAAATGGTCCTTCGAAGCAGTTCCAGCGCCGCAAAAACCGAGCGCTTACGGTTCATCTCCCGGTCCGGTCCCAACTGAAGTTTCCTGCTTCTGATTCCTGCTTCCGACGAGGTTGCGATAAAGACAGTCCCGACCGGTTTCTCGGCGGTGCCTCCGCCCGGTCCGGCGATACCGGTTATCGCCACTCCGTAATCGACGAGCGCTTTTTCCCGGACGCCTGACGCCATCGCTTCGGCAACCTCCTGCGATACCGCCCCGAGCTGCTCCAGCAGAGCCGACGGCACTCCCAAAAGTTCCATTTTGGATTGATTCGAATATGCCACCACTCCCCGCTCGAAGTAATCGGAAGAGCCGGGGATATCGGTTATCTTTGCGGCAAGAAGCCCCGCGGTGCAGGATTCGGCGGTCGCCAATTTCTGATGACGTTCTCTCAAGAGATTTCCTATCACCCCTTCCAAGGTAGCCTCATCTTCGCCATAGATATATTTACCGGCTATCTGACGAAGCTGTTTGGCGAAATTTTCGGCCGGAACGGTGGCCATCTCTTTGGTCTGCCCAAATGACATAATCCGCAAATCGACTCCGCCGTACCAGGGAAGATACGCCAGATGCACGTTTTCCGGCAGACGCGGCAAAGTCTTTATCTTTTCCGCCAGCGCCGATTCGATGATACCGGTGGTCCGAAGTTTTATCACGCGGAGATGCTCCTTGCGCAAATTTGCTTCCAGATACGGTATCAGCTGCTCCGCCACCATCACTTCCGCTTCCCGCGGCACGCCGGGAAGCGCCGCAAATATCCGGTTCCCCTCGGCAATGACTATCCCGACGGCCGAGCCGAGACGATTCGGCAGGAACATTGCCCCCTGGGGAAGAAGCGCCTGGTTTTGATTGATTGACGGCATCTTGATGCCGCGCGCCTGGTACCGCTTCTTGATATCCTCCAGCACTTCCTCGTGAAAGACCAGATTCCGCTTGAAAACTTTGACAATCACCCGCTTGGTGATATCATCATCGGTCGGACCCAGTCCGCCGGTCGCTATCACAATATCGGCTCTCTTGAGCGCCTGATAGATGACCTCTTCCATCCGTTTCGGCTCATCCCCCACCGCGCTCTTGTAGGTCACCCAGAATCCGATATCGAGAAGTTTCCGCGCTATCATAGCGGAATTGGTATCAACCGTATGCCCCGAGATTATCTCATCTCCGATCGTAATCAGTTCGATTATCATCTAAATCCTCAAAATCAAATTCGGCTCAGCTTTTGACAATGGCAAAGAGGAATATAATAAGACGTGTCAATAAATTCGCCTGAATTCCGGCGACAATATCATCAGCGGTAACTCCCCAGCCTTTGGGGAGCTTTTCCGCTTCGTTGGCGGGGAAAAATTTGACCGCATCCAGCGCCCGAAACGCCAGAAAAGCAATAAGGTAATTGGTGAAAGTAAAGGGTATGAACAGAAACGATATAAACATCCCGGCCCATTCATCAATGACGATTTTTTTTGAATCATGCCCCATAATCGGCTCGGCGATAGTTGCGAGATAAATCGATAGGATGACAGAAATCCCGGCGGTAATCCAGAGCGCGGTCTGATTGGTCCCTATCAAAAAATACCCAATCAGCCAGGGGGGAATGGAGCCGGTTGTCCCGGGAATAAGTGGAGAGTAGCCGGTATAGAAACCCGATGCGAAGAAAGCGATAATTCTGCCGGTTCTCATCTTAGAACATTCTTCAGCATCGAGTAATATTTCACGGTGTAATCGAAACCGGTGTATAGCGTAAGCGCTGTCGCCGCTCCTATCAGGATATCATAAACAGTCTGCCGGTCAAAATTGAGTATCGCCCGGGCCGGATTTCCGCTCTGCGCCCAGACGGCGTCAAGCGTCACCACCAGCAGGATAAAGGTAATGGCTGACATCTGAAGCACCGTTTTCACTTTCGCCCAGTAAGAGGGGACAATCACCGCCCCTTTGTACGCCGCCAGGGAGCGGATACCGGTGACATAGAATTCCCGCGCCACGATAAGCATAACCATCCAGGCGCGGGCGTACCCCAGCGAGACCAGGGCGATGAGGGCAGTGGTGACCAGGATTTTGTCGGCGAGGGGGTCCATGAATTTGCCGAAGCCGGTGATTATGCCGTACTTACGGGCATAATGGCCATCCATCAGGTCGGTGATTACGGCGATAATATAGATGGCGAACCCGATGACCCGTCCGGTGGGGGCTTCAAGCAAAAAAAAGACCATGAAGACCGGGGACAGGATAATCCTGGAGAGGGTCAATTTATTCGGCATATTCATAATGAAAGGGGAATGTACGCAGGCGGTTATAGGGCTGTCAACGGGAAAAGGGAGGGGGAATTAAACCGTCAATTCGTCAATCTTATTGAGTGCATAATATATTTGACTCAATTGGGGGTTTTCTATCCAGTCACCAAAACTGTTTAGTATTGAAATATTATGACAGTTTTCGCAAACACACCCAGAGTTATGTGGTCGAAGCATGTCGCACTCAACACAATGACTCGGAGCGTCACGCCATTTTTCATTTTTGTAACCCATCACTCTATCTTTGACCATTTACCTGTACCTTCATGACGCAAGAAACCCAGATTTTCCAGAAGCTGGAGTTGTTGTCGGATTTTCGCCCTGATGTTCATATTATCAGGATAAAGCCTTTTGAATTCACTTTCTTTACGATAGATTTGTGAATTCGTAAAAAGCCCTTCCGGCAAGGAATCGTACACCAATTCCAGCCATCCAACCAAATCAGAGCGGCTGGGCTTGGGCTTTTTCAAACGTTTCACTTTTTCAGTATATTCAATGTTTAATCTTCTATAGACCGACCCTCTCGAGATCAAATGGTCCTGCTTCTCAGTTTCTTTACAGAGCCCTTCATACATGTCTATGAATTCACTGTCAGGTATGACTCTATTCTTGTGAAATTTCAGTTTATTGTACAATTCATAAGTTTCACTTATAACAGTATTCGAAATTTCATCCTGCAAGAGCAGATTTATTTCAATATTTTCTACTAACCCTCTCCTTGTCAAATTCGAAGACCCAATGATTGCGGATACCTGATTCCTCCTTCTCATAAGATATAGCTTTGGATGATAGATTGATGCCCGCGAATCTGATATATGGCAAAATAGTGAAACACATGGATTCCTTACTGTCATATTATAAATCTGTCTTATTGCTTTAGGATCAGTTGCCCGCATGTTCATACCTACAAGAAATTCCACGTGCGCCCCTCTATCTAAAGAAGTCTCTAAGGAATTGACGATCTGTCTGAGACCATCTCTTGAGACAAAAGCTACTGCAATCCGTGTGTCATCTGAGTCACTAATCAGAGACGAAAGATTCTCAGCAGTCTTCGTTTTTTCATTATCAATTAGAGATATCTTCATTATTCTTTTGGCCCTCACTGCCAAATTACCCCCGCTTTCGCCCGATGTCAAGCCTGTAATCCTGAGGCAAATCAAAAAG
This DNA window, taken from Candidatus Zixiibacteriota bacterium, encodes the following:
- the thpR gene encoding RNA 2',3'-cyclic phosphodiesterase; its protein translation is MRLFIALPLPREIEELLGKIIFVLKQKGGGRIKWVAPKNIHLTVKFLGETEEAKLEGIKKAVGEIAGRYPVVKCSVDKVGAFPDLVRPRVFWAGLSGDIEILQSIVNEIEDAMASLGFAREEKRFKPHLTLGRVKENYGLGDLVSYVKGYAMAPEPFAMETLVLFKSTLTPKGPIYERLYEAGLGG
- a CDS encoding phospholipase D-like domain-containing protein, with protein sequence MTSGESGGNLAVRAKRIMKISLIDNEKTKTAENLSSLISDSDDTRIAVAFVSRDGLRQIVNSLETSLDRGAHVEFLVGMNMRATDPKAIRQIYNMTVRNPCVSLFCHISDSRASIYHPKLYLMRRRNQVSAIIGSSNLTRRGLVENIEINLLLQDEISNTVISETYELYNKLKFHKNRVIPDSEFIDMYEGLCKETEKQDHLISRGSVYRRLNIEYTEKVKRLKKPKPSRSDLVGWLELVYDSLPEGLFTNSQIYRKESEFKRLYPDNMNIRAKIRQQLQLLENLGFLRHEGTGKWSKIE
- the pgsA gene encoding CDP-diacylglycerol--glycerol-3-phosphate 3-phosphatidyltransferase, whose amino-acid sequence is MPNKLTLSRIILSPVFMVFFLLEAPTGRVIGFAIYIIAVITDLMDGHYARKYGIITGFGKFMDPLADKILVTTALIALVSLGYARAWMVMLIVAREFYVTGIRSLAAYKGAVIVPSYWAKVKTVLQMSAITFILLVVTLDAVWAQSGNPARAILNFDRQTVYDILIGAATALTLYTGFDYTVKYYSMLKNVLR
- a CDS encoding competence/damage-inducible protein A, producing MIIELITIGDEIISGHTVDTNSAMIARKLLDIGFWVTYKSAVGDEPKRMEEVIYQALKRADIVIATGGLGPTDDDITKRVIVKVFKRNLVFHEEVLEDIKKRYQARGIKMPSINQNQALLPQGAMFLPNRLGSAVGIVIAEGNRIFAALPGVPREAEVMVAEQLIPYLEANLRKEHLRVIKLRTTGIIESALAEKIKTLPRLPENVHLAYLPWYGGVDLRIMSFGQTKEMATVPAENFAKQLRQIAGKYIYGEDEATLEGVIGNLLRERHQKLATAESCTAGLLAAKITDIPGSSDYFERGVVAYSNQSKMELLGVPSALLEQLGAVSQEVAEAMASGVREKALVDYGVAITGIAGPGGGTAEKPVGTVFIATSSEAGIRSRKLQLGPDREMNRKRSVFAALELLRRTILGIE
- a CDS encoding phosphatidylglycerophosphatase A, translated to MRTGRIIAFFASGFYTGYSPLIPGTTGSIPPWLIGYFLIGTNQTALWITAGISVILSIYLATIAEPIMGHDSKKIVIDEWAGMFISFLFIPFTFTNYLIAFLAFRALDAVKFFPANEAEKLPKGWGVTADDIVAGIQANLLTRLIIFLFAIVKS